One Gammaproteobacteria bacterium DNA window includes the following coding sequences:
- a CDS encoding DEAD/DEAH box helicase gives MSLSAFHPATAAWFRRAFPAPTMVQTQAWPAIQAGRHTLIAAPTGSGKTLAAFLAAIDGLVREGLERGLDDTTRVLYVSPLKALSNDIQKNLDHPLAGIRDELLLQGVVDVPIRAQVRTGDTPRGERERMRREPPHILVTTPESLYLLLTSASGRRMLGTVSSVIVDELHAVAGSKRGAHLMLSLARLDALCGDAQGRTPVRIGLSATQKPIEDMARYLTGGAPCAIVDTGHLRARDLALEVPDSPLTAVMANEVWTEIYERLETLIQNHRTTLIFVNTRRLAERAARHLAERLGDKAVTAHHGSLAREHRLEAEQRLKTGSLKALVATASLELGIDIGEVDLVCQLGSPRSIAALLQRVGRSGHAVDATPKGRLFPLSLDDLAECAALLDAVRHGELDRILIPEAPLDVLAQHLVAEVASREWIETELFELCRRAGPYCELEREVFTNVVTMLAEGFATRRGRRSAYLHRDAVNGRLRPRRGARLTALTNGGAIPDQFDYEVVLLPEGLFIGSLNEDFAFESLPGDIFQLGNTAYRILKIEQGKVLVEDAQGQPPNIPFWFGEAPGRTDELSQAVSRLRQTVTEKLGKGLPATRKWLEDELNLDPAAARQLAEYYATALAALGVLPTRDCIVFERFFDEAGDTHFVIHAPFGSRLNRAWGLALRKRFCRKFNFELQASALEDSIVLSLGPTHSFPLEEVAGYLKAATVREILIQALLDAPLFETRWRWCASIALALQRVRGGKRVPAPLQRMAAADLVAVVFPDQLACLENITGNREVPAHPLVDQALADCLTEAMDIDGLERLLGRLERGEVRLVCRDLSAPSPLSHAILNARPYAFLDDGAAEERRTLAVQQRRFNQPEDAAALGKLDPAAIRKVREEAWPAPRSVDELHDALLVLGFVTAGEMGGEARATGAENPPHPPFFKGGSEELFSVLVQDQRATALTAPGGQTLWVAAERVHELLALFPDTELRPLIAPLAAPPDDPDAALLELVRSRLEGLGPVTAARLAAPLGLPAGRIELALLALEQEGCAMRGRYTGADQTEWCERGLLARIHRYTVQRLRAEIEPVSPADFMRFLFRWQHLDERRGEGTDSVDAALQQLEGFPLAAGALESEILPARVDFYLKHHLDQLTGSGRYAWARCTPPPASARPGKGQAPVRMTPVSLMPRENLALWRTLAAPTEDLNPRLSSAAATVRDLLKQDGASFFADLVQRSGLLRTQVEAALGELVYFGLVSADGFAGLRALITPAAKRGGFNRRRRGGPSVDDAGRWALLRPAASNERETTGHVARVLLKRYGVVFRKLLEREASLPSWRELLYVYRRMEARGELRGGRFVAGIAGEQYALPEAVGLLRETRKGGARGDFITLGAADPLNLTGIVTPGPRVPAQLGQKILYQDGVPVAASARGDVRWLAQLDEAGRFAARSHLLRQPMAAAADTGRLW, from the coding sequence ATGAGCCTGAGCGCTTTCCACCCCGCCACTGCCGCCTGGTTCCGGCGCGCCTTTCCCGCCCCCACAATGGTGCAGACCCAGGCCTGGCCTGCCATCCAGGCCGGGCGCCATACCTTGATCGCCGCGCCCACCGGTTCGGGCAAAACCCTGGCCGCGTTCCTGGCTGCCATTGACGGCTTGGTGCGCGAGGGGCTGGAGCGGGGTTTGGACGACACCACCCGGGTGCTCTACGTCTCCCCCCTCAAGGCGCTGTCCAATGACATTCAGAAAAACCTGGACCACCCCCTGGCCGGTATTCGCGATGAATTGTTGCTGCAGGGGGTGGTGGACGTGCCCATCCGCGCCCAGGTGCGCACCGGGGACACCCCCCGGGGGGAACGGGAGCGCATGCGGCGCGAGCCGCCGCACATTCTGGTGACCACGCCGGAGTCGCTGTACCTTCTGCTCACCTCGGCATCGGGCCGGCGCATGCTGGGCACGGTGAGCAGCGTGATCGTGGACGAACTGCACGCGGTGGCGGGCAGCAAGCGCGGTGCCCACCTCATGTTGTCACTCGCCCGGCTGGATGCCTTGTGCGGGGACGCTCAGGGCCGCACGCCGGTGCGCATCGGCCTGTCCGCCACCCAAAAACCCATCGAGGACATGGCCCGCTACCTCACCGGGGGCGCGCCCTGTGCCATCGTGGACACCGGCCACCTGCGGGCGCGGGATCTGGCCCTGGAAGTGCCGGACTCGCCCCTCACCGCCGTGATGGCCAACGAAGTGTGGACGGAGATATACGAACGCCTGGAAACGCTGATTCAAAACCACCGCACCACGCTGATTTTCGTCAACACCCGCCGCCTGGCGGAGCGGGCCGCGCGCCACCTGGCGGAGCGGCTGGGGGACAAGGCCGTCACCGCCCACCACGGGTCCCTGGCGCGGGAGCACCGGCTGGAGGCGGAGCAGCGGCTCAAGACCGGCAGCCTCAAAGCCCTGGTGGCCACGGCCTCGCTGGAATTGGGGATAGACATCGGCGAGGTGGACCTGGTCTGCCAACTGGGCTCGCCCCGCAGCATCGCCGCCTTGTTGCAGCGGGTGGGCCGCTCCGGCCACGCGGTAGACGCGACCCCCAAGGGCCGCTTGTTCCCTCTGAGTCTGGACGATTTGGCAGAATGCGCCGCCCTGCTGGATGCCGTGCGCCACGGCGAGCTGGACCGGATTCTCATCCCCGAAGCGCCGCTGGACGTGCTGGCCCAGCATCTGGTGGCCGAAGTGGCCAGCCGCGAGTGGATCGAAACCGAATTGTTTGAACTTTGCCGCCGCGCCGGGCCCTACTGCGAACTGGAGCGGGAAGTTTTCACCAACGTGGTCACCATGCTGGCCGAAGGCTTCGCCACCCGCCGCGGCCGCCGCAGTGCCTATCTGCACCGGGACGCGGTAAACGGCAGGCTGCGCCCCCGCCGGGGGGCGCGCCTCACCGCCCTCACCAACGGAGGCGCCATTCCCGACCAGTTTGACTACGAGGTGGTGCTGCTGCCGGAGGGTCTGTTCATCGGCAGCCTCAATGAAGACTTCGCCTTTGAAAGCCTGCCCGGCGACATCTTTCAACTGGGCAACACCGCCTACCGCATCCTGAAAATCGAGCAGGGCAAAGTGCTGGTGGAAGACGCCCAGGGCCAGCCGCCCAACATCCCCTTCTGGTTCGGCGAGGCACCGGGGCGCACCGACGAGTTGTCCCAGGCCGTCTCCCGCCTGCGGCAGACGGTGACGGAGAAATTGGGCAAGGGTCTGCCCGCCACCCGAAAGTGGCTGGAAGACGAACTGAATCTGGACCCTGCCGCCGCCCGGCAACTGGCCGAGTACTACGCCACCGCCCTGGCCGCACTGGGGGTACTGCCCACCCGGGATTGCATCGTGTTCGAACGCTTTTTCGACGAAGCGGGCGACACCCATTTCGTCATCCACGCCCCCTTCGGCTCGCGCCTCAACCGCGCCTGGGGCCTGGCCCTGCGCAAGCGGTTTTGCCGCAAATTCAATTTCGAGCTGCAAGCCTCGGCCCTGGAAGACAGCATCGTGCTGTCCCTGGGGCCCACCCACAGCTTCCCGCTGGAAGAAGTGGCGGGATATTTGAAAGCCGCCACCGTGCGGGAGATTTTGATCCAGGCCCTGCTGGACGCACCCCTGTTCGAAACCCGCTGGCGCTGGTGTGCCTCCATTGCCCTGGCCCTGCAACGGGTGCGCGGGGGCAAGCGGGTGCCGGCCCCCTTGCAGCGCATGGCGGCGGCGGATCTGGTGGCGGTGGTGTTTCCCGATCAACTGGCGTGTCTGGAAAACATCACCGGCAACCGGGAAGTGCCCGCCCATCCGCTGGTGGATCAGGCGCTGGCGGATTGCCTGACGGAGGCCATGGACATTGATGGACTGGAACGGCTGCTGGGCCGGCTGGAGCGGGGCGAGGTGCGGCTGGTCTGCCGTGACCTCAGCGCGCCCTCGCCCCTGTCCCACGCCATCTTAAACGCCCGCCCTTACGCCTTTTTGGACGACGGCGCGGCGGAGGAGCGGCGCACCCTGGCGGTGCAGCAGCGGCGCTTCAATCAGCCGGAAGACGCGGCGGCGCTCGGAAAGCTGGACCCGGCCGCCATCCGGAAAGTGCGGGAGGAGGCCTGGCCGGCGCCGCGCTCGGTGGATGAACTGCACGATGCCTTGCTGGTATTGGGGTTTGTGACGGCGGGGGAAATGGGGGGTGAGGCGCGCGCGACCGGAGCAGAAAATCCCCCCCACCCCCCCTTTTTCAAAGGGGGGAGTGAAGAACTGTTTTCCGTATTGGTGCAGGACCAGCGGGCAACGGCGTTGACGGCGCCCGGCGGCCAAACGCTGTGGGTGGCGGCAGAGCGTGTGCATGAATTGTTAGCCCTGTTTCCCGACACCGAACTGAGGCCGCTCATCGCGCCACTGGCGGCACCGCCGGATGACCCGGATGCCGCCTTGCTGGAACTGGTGCGCAGCCGTCTGGAAGGCCTGGGGCCCGTCACCGCCGCCCGGTTGGCCGCGCCGCTGGGCCTGCCGGCCGGCCGCATCGAACTGGCCCTGCTGGCACTGGAACAGGAAGGCTGCGCCATGCGCGGCCGCTACACCGGCGCGGACCAGACCGAATGGTGCGAACGCGGGCTGCTGGCGCGGATTCACCGTTACACGGTGCAGCGCCTGCGCGCCGAAATCGAACCCGTGAGTCCGGCGGATTTCATGCGCTTTTTGTTCCGCTGGCAGCATCTGGACGAGCGCCGCGGCGAAGGCACGGACTCGGTGGACGCGGCGCTGCAACAACTGGAAGGCTTCCCCCTGGCAGCGGGAGCGCTGGAAAGCGAAATCCTGCCCGCACGGGTGGATTTCTATCTGAAACATCACCTGGACCAGCTCACCGGCAGCGGCCGCTACGCCTGGGCCCGGTGCACGCCGCCGCCCGCCTCCGCCAGGCCGGGCAAGGGGCAGGCGCCTGTGCGCATGACGCCCGTCAGCCTGATGCCGCGGGAAAACCTGGCCCTGTGGCGCACCCTGGCGGCCCCGACGGAAGATTTGAACCCGCGCCTGTCCAGCGCCGCCGCCACGGTGCGGGACCTGCTCAAACAAGACGGCGCCTCGTTTTTCGCGGACCTGGTGCAACGCAGCGGCCTGCTGCGCACCCAGGTGGAGGCGGCGCTGGGGGAATTGGTGTATTTCGGCCTGGTGAGTGCCGACGGCTTTGCGGGCCTGCGGGCCTTGATCACCCCCGCCGCCAAACGGGGTGGCTTCAACCGGAGACGGCGCGGCGGACCGTCGGTGGACGATGCCGGCCGTTGGGCGCTGCTCCGCCCGGCTGCCAGCAATGAGCGGGAGACCACCGGGCACGTGGCCCGGGTGCTGCTCAAACGCTACGGCGTGGTGTTCCGCAAATTATTGGAGCGGGAGGCTTCTCTGCCTTCCTGGCGCGAGCTGCTTTACGTTTACCGCCGCATGGAAGCACGGGGCGAGCTGCGCGGCGGCCGTTTCGTGGCCGGTATCGCCGGCGAACAGTATGCCCTGCCGGAAGCAGTGGGGCTGTTGCGGGAGACGCGCAAAGGGGGTGCGCGGGGGGATTTCATCACGCTGGGCGCGGCGGACCCCCTCAATCTCACGGGCATCGTCACCCCCGGCCCCAGAGTGCCGGCGCAGCTGGGGCAGAAAATACTGTACCAAGACGGTGTGCCGGTGGCCGCCAGCGCGCGGGGGGATGTCCGCTGGCTGGCGCAACTGGACGAGGCGGGCCGTTTCGCGGCCCGCAGCCA
- a CDS encoding DUF4198 domain-containing protein produces MKNQPWINQLLGKIVIMIGMAGAVAPAYAHFQMIVPSDEIISAGESRQLTVSLIFTHPFEGMGLNMKKPQRFGVWVAGKEIDLLGNLKETPYQDRAGDTLSSYQASYKIRKPGDHVFFVEPQPYWEAAEERFIIHYAKTVVNAFGMEEGWDKELGLKVEIVPLTRPYGLWTNNLFRGVVKHNGKPVPFARVEVEYYNDKAEVMAPSDPYITQVIKTDANGVFAYAMPKSGWWGMAALVESDEAMSHDGKAYPVELGAVLWVRTRDIER; encoded by the coding sequence ATGAAAAACCAACCATGGATTAATCAGTTGCTAGGCAAGATAGTCATAATGATCGGCATGGCGGGCGCAGTCGCGCCCGCCTACGCTCATTTCCAGATGATTGTCCCTTCAGATGAGATCATCTCTGCCGGTGAAAGCCGCCAGCTCACTGTGAGTCTCATCTTCACCCATCCCTTTGAAGGCATGGGGCTCAACATGAAAAAGCCGCAGCGTTTCGGCGTTTGGGTGGCAGGAAAAGAAATTGATCTTCTGGGCAACTTGAAAGAGACCCCTTACCAGGACAGAGCCGGTGACACGCTGTCATCCTACCAGGCCAGCTATAAAATCCGCAAACCGGGTGATCATGTTTTCTTCGTCGAGCCGCAACCTTATTGGGAGGCCGCGGAAGAACGCTTTATCATTCATTATGCAAAAACTGTTGTTAATGCCTTCGGCATGGAAGAGGGGTGGGACAAAGAACTCGGGCTGAAGGTTGAAATCGTGCCATTGACCAGGCCTTACGGACTGTGGACCAACAATCTGTTCCGGGGCGTGGTCAAACACAATGGCAAACCGGTGCCGTTTGCCCGTGTTGAAGTGGAATACTACAACGACAAAGCTGAGGTGATGGCACCCTCTGATCCCTACATCACCCAGGTCATCAAAACGGATGCCAACGGTGTGTTCGCTTATGCAATGCCCAAATCGGGCTGGTGGGGAATGGCCGCCCTGGTGGAGAGCGACGAGGCCATGAGCCACGACGGCAAAGCGTACCCGGTTGAACTGGGTGCGGTGCTGTGGGTCAGAACACGCGATATCGAGAGGTAG
- a CDS encoding transporter, which yields MKSDKALNSGCPADKSNTYCPAMSGHRAKALARQAGGAIAGGAVLLVVSTSVFAHGESLRGGGSGSINTVGASILEEKVIGLRWDARRYETFSDQQLIDFKADGEDVHMHSSEDAYFLTYGFPVNEDMDISLMWQYNNFKGFKDNGDDFANDCFAKNPPVKGDPSSAKCISPTKESPGFGDMLITGRYRFFNDGDNQWASVFGVILPTGKITNRTDNGEIIGTHNQPGSGAITFQGGIAFSGHLTESIALDADVIYRFGTQGAKQFRPGNSLQADVAAAFAHHSSIVPVIELNAIFFDQDIENDEIKKNSGGDVVYLSPGINYKISKRQGIYANFSYPVYQELGGISNDEKYRWSLGWSSAF from the coding sequence ATGAAATCTGACAAAGCCTTAAATTCCGGCTGTCCAGCTGACAAGTCGAACACGTACTGTCCGGCAATGAGCGGCCACAGAGCGAAAGCGCTCGCCAGGCAGGCAGGCGGGGCCATCGCCGGCGGAGCCGTTTTGCTTGTGGTGTCAACATCCGTATTTGCCCATGGTGAGTCCCTGCGAGGTGGTGGCTCAGGCAGCATCAATACCGTGGGCGCGTCGATTCTGGAGGAAAAAGTAATCGGCCTGCGGTGGGACGCCCGCCGTTATGAGACCTTTTCTGATCAGCAATTGATCGATTTCAAAGCGGATGGTGAAGATGTCCACATGCACTCCAGCGAGGATGCCTACTTTCTTACCTATGGCTTCCCGGTAAATGAAGACATGGATATCAGCCTCATGTGGCAATACAATAATTTCAAGGGCTTTAAAGATAATGGCGATGACTTTGCCAACGATTGCTTTGCCAAAAACCCGCCCGTCAAAGGCGACCCCAGCAGCGCCAAGTGTATCTCCCCCACCAAAGAGTCGCCAGGCTTTGGTGATATGCTGATAACCGGCCGCTACCGTTTTTTCAACGATGGCGACAATCAATGGGCCTCTGTCTTCGGTGTTATACTGCCAACCGGCAAAATCACCAACAGAACAGACAACGGCGAAATTATCGGCACGCACAATCAGCCGGGAAGCGGCGCCATTACCTTTCAGGGCGGGATAGCCTTTAGTGGCCATCTGACGGAAAGCATTGCACTGGACGCGGATGTGATCTATCGCTTCGGAACCCAGGGCGCCAAGCAGTTCCGTCCGGGCAATTCTTTGCAGGCTGATGTTGCAGCAGCCTTTGCCCATCACAGCTCAATTGTTCCAGTGATCGAGCTGAATGCCATCTTCTTCGACCAGGACATTGAGAACGATGAAATCAAGAAAAACAGTGGCGGTGATGTTGTTTACCTGTCACCGGGCATCAACTATAAAATAAGCAAGAGGCAGGGGATCTACGCCAATTTTTCATACCCCGTTTACCAAGAATTGGGCGGCATCTCCAATGACGAGAAATACCGCTGGAGTTTGGGGTGGAGTTCAGCTTTTTGA